GGCAGCTGTTGAATCCCTCTCTCGTGCCTTTAACTTGGCAGAAAAAGCAGATGCTTCAGTAGCGGTCGATGCTAGTCTCTTTGAAAATGATCAAGAAAAAGCCCTTTCTAAAGCGATTGAAGAGCTTGAATTGACTGGTTCAGCTAGTGATAAATTGGCTCAACTCTTTGCTCTTAGCCCAGTCATTGATGCTTTCTTTGACAATACCATGGTGATGGCAGAAAATGAGGCTGTTAAAAACAACCGTTTGGCCCTTCTTGCAGGCCTTGTAGCGAAAGCTAATGCTGTTGCAGCCTTTAATCAATTGAACACAAAATAAGTACCTGATGACAGGTAGAAAGTAGGTTTTATTATGACACCTGAAAAAATCGCTCGAATCAATGAGCTTGCTAAAAAGAAAAAAACAGAAGGTTTGACGCCAGAAGAAACAGTGGAGCAAGCAAAACTTCGTGAAGAATATATTGAAGGTTATCGTCGTTCGGTTCGTCACCACATTGAAGGGATCAAAATTGTGGATGAAGAAGGTAACGATGTAACACCTGAGAAACTACGCCAAGTGCAACGGGAAAAAGGTTTGCATGGCCGTAGCCTCGATGACCCTAATTCATAAGCAAAAGAGTGCTGGAAGAGACTCCAGCACTCTTTTTAATCTATAAAATTCAGAATATTCTGGACTAGATTGACCAATTTTTAAAAACATGGTATAGTAGATTGTGTGAAAATTTGAAGTATACTTTTCTGAAAATGTACAGAAAAAGAATTGGAGTAATCATATGTCAAAAAAACATCATCCTAGTCAAGAAACCGAAAATGGGATGGTTCGTGGTCTGCAAAATCGGCATGTTCAGCTGATCGCTATTGCAGGAACCATCGGGACAGGGCT
Above is a window of Streptococcus sp. LPB0220 DNA encoding:
- a CDS encoding DUF896 family protein — protein: MTPEKIARINELAKKKKTEGLTPEETVEQAKLREEYIEGYRRSVRHHIEGIKIVDEEGNDVTPEKLRQVQREKGLHGRSLDDPNS